One Mycolicibacterium parafortuitum DNA segment encodes these proteins:
- a CDS encoding DUF4097 family beta strand repeat-containing protein, whose translation MTTTISIPSAPPPPLSPGGRSAIRVLLTVAASVLVIGVVVSLSAMAWGVSNFRVVKDSMTLPNSLTSVTVDTGSVPAVVRITADREAREPRVDMRMVNSVRAGSEPLAVTADGTSARITIDAEPSEFLRWGRAGEITVVLPPELARRVSVTTRQQTGVLFAQADIDELTARTTDGSIVLGGAAKRVDVENEHGDVTTRGSIAITESFRAATTTGDISVEFSEPPATVDAESDHGDVVITLPPPGPYFVDATTGRAHGATVVEVPRTQDRGAAASMINGRSETGDVVVTQAG comes from the coding sequence GTGACCACCACCATCTCGATCCCCAGCGCACCGCCCCCGCCGCTGTCACCGGGAGGCCGATCCGCGATCCGCGTCCTGCTCACCGTCGCCGCGTCGGTGCTCGTCATCGGTGTCGTCGTGTCGTTGTCCGCGATGGCGTGGGGTGTCAGCAACTTCCGCGTGGTCAAGGATTCGATGACGCTGCCGAATTCGCTGACCTCGGTGACCGTCGACACCGGTTCGGTGCCCGCCGTCGTGCGGATCACCGCCGACCGGGAGGCGCGCGAGCCCCGCGTCGACATGCGGATGGTGAATTCCGTACGGGCAGGCTCGGAGCCGCTGGCGGTCACCGCCGACGGCACCAGCGCACGGATCACCATCGACGCCGAACCCTCGGAGTTCCTGCGGTGGGGCCGCGCCGGCGAGATCACCGTCGTGCTGCCTCCCGAACTGGCCCGCCGGGTGTCGGTGACCACCCGCCAGCAGACCGGAGTGCTGTTCGCACAGGCCGACATCGACGAGCTCACGGCGCGCACGACCGACGGATCGATCGTGCTCGGCGGCGCGGCCAAGCGCGTCGACGTCGAGAACGAACACGGCGACGTGACCACCCGCGGTTCGATCGCGATCACCGAATCATTCCGCGCCGCAACCACCACCGGAGACATCAGTGTCGAGTTCTCCGAGCCGCCGGCCACCGTCGACGCGGAATCCGACCACGGCGACGTGGTGATCACCCTGCCGCCGCCGGGGCCCTATTTCGTCGATGCGACGACCGGGCGTGCCCACGGTGCGACGGTCGTGGAGGTGCCGCGGACCCAGGACCGGGGTGCGGCCGCCTCGATGATCAACGGACGCAGCGAGACCGGCGACGTCGTCGTCACCCAAGCGGGTTAG
- a CDS encoding response regulator transcription factor has product MRIVIAEDSALLRAGIERILTDAGHEVVAGVSDATNLLRLVNDTRPDLAILDVRMPPTFTDEGIRAAALLRSQNPESPVLVLSHYVEERYAADLIASDTRGFGYLLKDRVADVPAFLDAVEVVGSGGTVLDPEVVSQILVRSHRRNVLDALTPRENEVLQLMAEGKTNSAIATALHMSVGSAEKHIASIFTKLNLAPDESENRRVLAVLRYLES; this is encoded by the coding sequence ATGCGCATCGTGATCGCCGAGGACTCGGCGCTGCTGCGCGCAGGCATCGAACGGATCCTGACCGACGCCGGGCACGAGGTCGTCGCCGGGGTGTCCGATGCGACGAACCTGCTGCGGCTGGTCAACGACACCCGCCCCGATCTCGCGATCCTGGACGTGCGGATGCCGCCGACGTTCACCGACGAGGGCATCCGGGCCGCGGCACTGCTGCGCAGCCAGAACCCCGAGTCCCCGGTGCTGGTGCTCTCGCACTACGTCGAGGAGCGCTACGCCGCCGATCTGATCGCCTCGGACACAAGGGGATTCGGATACCTGCTCAAGGACCGCGTGGCCGACGTACCCGCGTTCCTCGACGCTGTCGAGGTGGTCGGGTCCGGCGGAACCGTGCTCGACCCCGAGGTGGTCTCCCAGATCCTGGTCCGCTCGCACCGGCGCAACGTCCTCGACGCGCTGACCCCCAGGGAGAACGAGGTGCTGCAGCTGATGGCCGAGGGAAAGACGAACTCGGCGATCGCCACCGCGCTGCACATGTCGGTCGGTTCGGCCGAGAAGCACATCGCCTCGATCTTCACGAAGTTGAACCTGGCCCCCGACGAGAGCGAGAACCGCCGCGTCCTCGCCGTCCTCCGCTATCTCGAATCCTGA